The Poriferisphaera corsica DNA segment CGGCACCATCTGCGGCCTCCCTCTACCCGCCGGCCTCGAAGAATGCCAAAAACTCCCTGAACCAATCTTCACTCCCTCAACCAAAGCCGAGCAAGGACTTCACGACGAAAACGTCTCCTTCCAAGTTGCCTGCGATACCGTCGGTACCGAGCTCATGGAAAAACTCCGTGACCTCTCACTCGCCATCTACAAAATGGCACACGACTACGCAGCCCAGCGCGGCATCATCCTCGCTGATACCAAATTCGAATTCGGCCTCCCACTCGATGACCCATCAGGCACACCCATCCTCATCGACGAAGCACTCACACCCGACTCATCACGCTTTTGGCCAGCATCCGAATACGAAGTCGGCCACGATCAACCTTCATACGACAAACAGTACGTCCGCAACTACCTTCAAACACTCGTCGATGCAGGCGACTGGGCCAAAGAACCTCCCGGCCCTGTTCTCCCCAATGAAATCATCAACAACTCACTCTCAAAATATCTCGAAGCATACGATCGTATCACCGGCAAGAAATTAAACCTTTAACTTCCCATAGCCGATCATTACAATAACAAACAATGCTTCGTGTTTACTTACACCAAGCAAACCACGAGAACCCGCAAGCGCCACGAGCGGGTTCTTTTTTTATGCATCAATCTAATCAAGCATTATCGCCATCACATCTGATGTCCATGGCACAAAATGTATCTGCTATCCGCAATTGCATTTTCCGTAGCTACACTCCAGGCTTGTATGCAAATCTCAAACTACACTTTGCTGAAGCATTCATTAAGCTCTCAGCGTGCTAATACTCGCCAATGCAGCATCTAAAATCCCCACTTGCCTCCCCCCCCTCCACCTCACTACCCTATATATATGCCAGATACGCAAACCCCAAAAGACTACATCACCCCGCACCAGATGAACACCCTCAAGGTTGCCCTCTACGCCCTCATCTTCGGCACGCTCATCACGCTCTTCAAACTCACCGCATACCTCCTCACAGGCTCCGTCGCCATCCTCTCAGACACACTCGAATCCACCATCAACATCGCGGCCGCTGCCGTCATGCTCTACTCCATCTGGTACGCCTCACGCCCAGCCGACAAAACTCATCCCTATGGCCATGGCAAAATCGAGTTCCTCGCCGTCGGCTTCGAAGGCATACTCATCCTCTTTGCCGCCATCTTCATTGCCTTCACCGCCATCAAAAAACTCATCTCAGGCCCCGCATCAATCAACGTCAACATCGGCCTCGGCTTCCTCTTCATCATCGGCCTACTCACCGCCGGCCTCGCCTACTACGTCTCTTCCCGCGGCAAGAAACTCAACAACCAAATCCTCATCGCCGATGGCAAGCACCTCATCACCGATGTCCTCTCAACACTCGGCGTCTTCCTCGGACTCATCCTCGTCAAACTCACAGGCTGGCTCTGGCTTGACCCCATCATCGCCATCATCATCGCCGCCATCATCTTCCCCATGTCATGGCGACTACTCTGGCAATCCCTCTCAGGCCTCATGGATCGCTCCGATCCCGCCGACCTCAAACGCATCCACGAAATCCTCGACCGCGAAGTCAAAGCCGCCAGCATTACCTCCTATCACAAGGTTAGAGTTCGCCACACCGGCTCATATCACTGGGTCGACATGCACCTCCAAGTTGACCCAACACTCACCGTCGCACAATCACACACACTCGCCTCAGCCATTGAATACAAAATCGAACAAGCCCTCACCCCCGCCAACGCCACCGCACACGTCGAACCCAGCGGCGCATACTGCGAACACAACCCCCAATCCCCCCCTCCACCCCCCTATTCGTCAGATGCTCCTTCCAAACCCGCCCTTGAGCCGGCGCGCGACGATAAGGCATCAGCACAACCAATCGATGAATCCGAAAACCTCGAACCCATCGACTTGGCTCCTCCACGCAACGATACACCCCCTCCACCCACAACACCGACGTCCAAACCCTCACCACCCCCCCCACCTGCACCTGCACCTAAGAACCCTGACGAAGCAACTCCCGATGTGTTTACCGTCGAAAACGCAATCACTGGTTCAGGCGATCTCTACGAACTCGCCCACGAAGAAGCATCTCCTCTGCAAGAGGAACAAGAATCCGAAAATGACCCCACAAACAACTATCCCGAAAACATAACCGACGAAGAATCCGACGACGATTTCAACGCCCCAAATCCCAACGCCTAACCTATTTCGCCAACCCACAAAAGCTCTACAACTCCAATAGCCGCAGACCTATGGGCCGCGGAAGCTTCCCCTTCATCTTTTTACTCAAAAAAACTTCCGGATACCCAACCATGCACAAATTCCTCATCGTTATCAACATCCTCGCACTCACCACCCTCACCCTCGCACTAGGCCTCACCGCGCTCAGTTCCCACAACGGCCCCAGAAGCGTCATGGCAATCAATCGCGTCCAAGGCTTCAACACAGAAGCTGTGAAAGAACATTTCCCAGAACTCGTCAACACATCAAGTATTGACGCTTACACTACAGGCCGATGGATCGCCTCATCCGAACGCAACTCCGCCTACCTTAACCTTTTCCTCGCATACGCCATCGTCATCATCAACTTACTCATCGTCATCATTCACAAATTTTTTTTACACCCACAAAGCCGCCGCAAAATTAATAATCTACGATAAATCTTGATTCACAACCCATATCACTGCACTTATCTTTAGCCAACAAGTGAACTATAAAAATGGATGAAGAAATCAGAAAATCATGGGAACGATTTTTAAACCCTGAAATTTTACGTAATAACTTAATTTGTGCATCTGTCTACATAGCTAGTTATGAAATTCTAAAAACTGCCATAATCTCTCAAATCAAATCCTTCTTCACACATAGTTATGATGAATCTGGTGCTAAAATATCTCCAGAATATAAACAACATGTTCTCGATAAAAATCGAAGCACATTGCATGCAAGCTTGTTGTGGCTAAAAGAAATGGATGCCATCGATGATGAGGATATTAGTACATTTAAGAAAATTAAAAATTGCCGCAATGAGCTATCACATTGCCTATATGAAATGGTAAGTACTGACGGTCTACCGGAAAATTTTGTTGAACTATATCAACTCATGATTGTTTTACTTACAAAAATTGACCAATGGTGGGCTACAGAAGTGCTTATTCCATGTGATCCAATTTTTGACAATGAAACCATAAAAAAAGAAGAAATCTTAACCGGCAATATGATGGCTATTCAACTATTATTAGACATCGCTCTTAACGTTGATTCTGATGCACATCGCTATTACGACCACTTTAAGCAAAAAGCAACATCTCCCCCATCTGCATAATCATTCCACCACCAATTACCGCCGCGCCAACTCACTCTGATATGCCCGCCCCAACTCGTCCTTATACTCTTCCGCCCATTCCGTCAGCTTAATCTTCCCGGTCGGCTTATTTTCTACATGCAACAAATCATCCATCAACCCACCAATCTCATCGCGTGTGATCACCACATCCCCCACATACTTCCCAAACAGCCACCCCACCACAAACCCCATCCAGGGCTTCACGTGCATCACACG contains these protein-coding regions:
- a CDS encoding phosphoribosylaminoimidazolesuccinocarboxamide synthase; translation: MSAPIMQTNLDLPGKRQGKVRDIYQCKTKAGQDALMIVASDRISAFDVVMPNGIPGKGKVLTQISAFWFDMIADKFKGDLEHHIISYDPNDVEGITPEQAKDLEGRIMIGRRCNVVPVECIVRGYITGSGWKEYKRDGTICGLPLPAGLEECQKLPEPIFTPSTKAEQGLHDENVSFQVACDTVGTELMEKLRDLSLAIYKMAHDYAAQRGIILADTKFEFGLPLDDPSGTPILIDEALTPDSSRFWPASEYEVGHDQPSYDKQYVRNYLQTLVDAGDWAKEPPGPVLPNEIINNSLSKYLEAYDRITGKKLNL
- a CDS encoding cation diffusion facilitator family transporter translates to MPDTQTPKDYITPHQMNTLKVALYALIFGTLITLFKLTAYLLTGSVAILSDTLESTINIAAAAVMLYSIWYASRPADKTHPYGHGKIEFLAVGFEGILILFAAIFIAFTAIKKLISGPASINVNIGLGFLFIIGLLTAGLAYYVSSRGKKLNNQILIADGKHLITDVLSTLGVFLGLILVKLTGWLWLDPIIAIIIAAIIFPMSWRLLWQSLSGLMDRSDPADLKRIHEILDREVKAASITSYHKVRVRHTGSYHWVDMHLQVDPTLTVAQSHTLASAIEYKIEQALTPANATAHVEPSGAYCEHNPQSPPPPPYSSDAPSKPALEPARDDKASAQPIDESENLEPIDLAPPRNDTPPPPTTPTSKPSPPPPPAPAPKNPDEATPDVFTVENAITGSGDLYELAHEEASPLQEEQESENDPTNNYPENITDEESDDDFNAPNPNA